The genomic region CCGAGCGGTACGGCAACGAGCTGGCCACGGCGCTGCCCGAGGCCGACGCCGTGCTCGGCTTCGACGACTACGCCCAGATCTCCGACCGGTTGAACCGGGTGCTCGCCGGTGAGGAGCTCACCGCCCACACCCCGGTCGACCGGCGCACGCTGCTGCCGATCACGCCGGTCGAGCGCTCGTCGGCGTCGGTGGCCGTGCCCGGCCACGGTGCCGATCTGCCCGACGGCGTGGCGCCCGCCTCCGGACCACGGGTCCTGCGGCGTCGCCTGGACGGCGGCCCGGTCGCCCCCCTGAAGCTGGCCAGCGGCTGCGACCGCCGATGCGCGTTCTGCGCGATCCCGTCCTTCCGCGGCGCGTTCGTGTCCCGGCGTCCGACCGAGATCCTCGACGAGGCCCGCTGGCTGGCGTCCCAGGGCGTTCGGGAACTCGTGCTGGTCAGCGAGAACTCGTCCTCGTACGGCAAGGACCTCGGTGACCCCCGCTTGCTGGAGTCGCTGCTGCCGGAGCTGGCCGCGGTGCCGGGCGTCGTTCGGGTCCGGTTGTCGTACCTGCAGCCGGCCGAGACCCGGCCGTCGCTGATCGAGGTCATCGCCGAGACGCCTGGCGTCGCGTCGTACTTCGACCTCTCGTTCCAGCACTCCTCCGAGCCCGTGCTCCGCCGGATGCGGCGGTTCGGGTCGACCGAGCGGTTCCTGGAGCTGCTCGCGACCGCGCGGGAGCTGGCGCCGGAGGCCGGAGCGCGCTCGAACGTCATCGTCGGTTTCCCGGGGGAGACCAAAGCCGACGTCGCCGAGCTGGCCCGGTTCCTCTCCGCCGCCCGGCTCGACGCGATCGGTGTGTTCGCCTACTCCGACGAAGACGGCACCGAGGCCGCGACCCTGCCCGGCAAGATCCGCCGCGACGCGATCGACCGGCGGTACGACCGGATCTCCCGGCTCGCCGAGGAGCTCACCGCCCAGCGGGCGGAGGAGCGGCACGGTCAGATCGTGGAGGTCCTGGTCGAGACCGTGGACGACGGGGTGGCCGAGGGCCGAGCAGAGCACCAGGCACCCGAGGTCGACGGTTCGGTGACGCTCACCGGCGACTGTCCGGTGCTCGGCCGGCTGGCGGTCGGTGACCTGGTGCGTGCCCGGGTGACCGGCAGCCTGGGGGTCGATCTCGACGCCGAGGTGCTGGGCGTCGTCGACCGGGCCGGCGTGGACCGGCAGTTGCTCGACCGGGTTCCGGCGCCCGTCGGCACTGGCGGATGAGCGGCGTGGCGACCGGCGCTGACTCGCCAGTGCCCGCCGAGAACGGGAACGCCACGACTGGGCCGGCCGGGCCCGTTCCGAAACCACCCGCCCCGCTGGTGAACGCGGCCAACGTGCTCACCGCACTCCGGATCGTGCTCGTCCCGGTGTTCGTCGCCGCCCTGGTCGTCTCCGACGGCACGCACGCGGGCTGGCTCCTGACCTCCGCCGTGCTGTTCGCCGTCGCGTCGATCACCGACTACTGGGACGGGCGTATCGCCCGCGCCCACGACCTGGTGACGCCGTTCGGCGCGGTCGCCGACCCGATCGCGGACAAGGCGCTCACCGGCGCGGCGCTGGTCGGGCTGTCCGCCTACGACCTTCTGCCGTGGTGGGTCACCGTGGTGATCCTGGTGCGCGAGCTCGGCGTCACCGCCCTGCGGTTCTGGGTGATCCGGCACGGCGTGATCGCGGCCAGCCGCGGTGGCAAGCTCAAGACGCTGCTGCAGATCGCGGCGATCATCTGGTACCTGTGCCCGATTCCGGACCCGGTGGACCACGTCGGCACCGTCGTGATGGGAGCCGCGGTGCTGGCCACTGTGGTGACCGGCGGCGACTACGTCTTCCGGGCGCTGGCCGTCCGTCGCGCCGGCCGCGCCCGATGACCGAGCCGACCGCGGCGGGCGTTCTCGCCGCGCTGCGGGCCCGGGGCGCGACGCTCGCGACCGCCGAGTCGCTCACCGGCGGAATGCTCGCCGCGCGTCTCGTCGACGTTCCCGGCGCGTCCGCGGTGTTCCGGGGTGGCCTCGTGCCTTACGCGACCGACCTCAAGGCCACGCTGGTCGGCGTCGACGGCGCGCTGCTCGACCGGCTGGGCCCGGTCGCCGGGGAGGTGGCCGCCGCGCTGGCGGAGGGCGCCCGGCGCCGGTGCGGCGCCGACTGGGGCTTGGCGACGACCGGCGTGGCCGGGCCCGACTCGCAGGGCGAGGTGCCGGCCGGCACCGTCTACGTGGGCGTGGCCGGCCCGGACGGCGCGCCGACCGTACGGAAGCTCTCCCTCGACGGCGACCGGCCCACCATCCGGGCCGCCACCGTCGAGAGCGTTCTGGCGCTGCTCGCCGAGCGACTCGACGCCACCCGCTGAGGCCCAGAGCGGCGACGCGGGAAGCCCCGCGCCGCCGTGGACGTTCGTTCCGTTGATGGCTGATGCAGACGAAATACGACCGGTACCTCACCACGGGGTAAACGGC from Cryptosporangium minutisporangium harbors:
- the rimO gene encoding 30S ribosomal protein S12 methylthiotransferase RimO, encoding MPRNAGDRRVALVTLGCARNEVDSEELAGRLAGDGWELVDASDADVVLVNTCGFVEQAKKDSVDTLLAASDSGAKVVAAGCMAERYGNELATALPEADAVLGFDDYAQISDRLNRVLAGEELTAHTPVDRRTLLPITPVERSSASVAVPGHGADLPDGVAPASGPRVLRRRLDGGPVAPLKLASGCDRRCAFCAIPSFRGAFVSRRPTEILDEARWLASQGVRELVLVSENSSSYGKDLGDPRLLESLLPELAAVPGVVRVRLSYLQPAETRPSLIEVIAETPGVASYFDLSFQHSSEPVLRRMRRFGSTERFLELLATARELAPEAGARSNVIVGFPGETKADVAELARFLSAARLDAIGVFAYSDEDGTEAATLPGKIRRDAIDRRYDRISRLAEELTAQRAEERHGQIVEVLVETVDDGVAEGRAEHQAPEVDGSVTLTGDCPVLGRLAVGDLVRARVTGSLGVDLDAEVLGVVDRAGVDRQLLDRVPAPVGTGG
- the pgsA gene encoding CDP-diacylglycerol--glycerol-3-phosphate 3-phosphatidyltransferase, yielding MSGVATGADSPVPAENGNATTGPAGPVPKPPAPLVNAANVLTALRIVLVPVFVAALVVSDGTHAGWLLTSAVLFAVASITDYWDGRIARAHDLVTPFGAVADPIADKALTGAALVGLSAYDLLPWWVTVVILVRELGVTALRFWVIRHGVIAASRGGKLKTLLQIAAIIWYLCPIPDPVDHVGTVVMGAAVLATVVTGGDYVFRALAVRRAGRAR
- a CDS encoding CinA family protein; this encodes MTEPTAAGVLAALRARGATLATAESLTGGMLAARLVDVPGASAVFRGGLVPYATDLKATLVGVDGALLDRLGPVAGEVAAALAEGARRRCGADWGLATTGVAGPDSQGEVPAGTVYVGVAGPDGAPTVRKLSLDGDRPTIRAATVESVLALLAERLDATR